A DNA window from Agarivorans sp. TSD2052 contains the following coding sequences:
- a CDS encoding sugar transferase, giving the protein MNALIWITLIAMFLVVYHHALYPLLLKLLSKGNKQTEAASPVSVVRNYHRSEADARLPTIQLLIPAYNEQDYIAAKLINLTTLDYPDDRLSIKVICDGCSDNTAAVARACLAELSFCSFDIEICEQTDNQGKVAVLNQHIRQSQADIVALSDVSALISVDAMLIAASHFSQAEVGVVCGYYHLLSPGSVGEQAYWRYQREVKRCEADMGAPLGAHGAFYLIRKSLFRAMPEDTINDDFVIPMDIVAQGYRAVYEPNIRALELEHASDNQDRSRRKRIGAGNLQQLIRLRHMLLPRFRGVAFTFFSGKALRVTIPVFLLTSLFGSMLLGVQAPLFAVLFLLQLVAYVLAMLPRVLPRLVWPRAIASLNYLVEGHFSSMLGCLEYLAKKVRRQYLLRFVSPTVMVGKRAFDIIGSSILLVVFSPLFPLVALAIKLDSKGPIFYQQTRVGLISDKVVQLFEIYKFRSMRADAEKNSGAVWASKRDDRTTRVGRFLRKTRIDELPQLINVLKGEMSLVGPRPERPVFYHSLEQAIPYYSERTVGLKPGITGLAQVNLAYDSSIEDVKQKLAYDHCYALSLSQCGTWLYQDLSVLLKTVWVVVAGKGQ; this is encoded by the coding sequence ATGAATGCATTGATTTGGATTACGTTAATAGCGATGTTTCTGGTGGTCTATCATCACGCGCTTTACCCGCTATTACTTAAGTTACTCAGTAAAGGGAATAAGCAAACAGAAGCGGCAAGCCCTGTTAGTGTGGTACGCAATTATCATCGCAGCGAAGCCGATGCGCGATTGCCGACCATTCAATTACTCATTCCAGCTTACAATGAACAAGATTATATTGCGGCAAAATTGATTAATCTGACTACGCTAGATTATCCCGATGACCGCTTAAGCATTAAGGTGATATGTGATGGTTGCAGTGATAATACTGCCGCCGTCGCAAGAGCCTGTTTAGCAGAATTGAGCTTTTGCAGTTTTGATATCGAAATATGCGAACAAACAGACAATCAGGGCAAGGTGGCGGTGCTCAATCAGCATATTAGGCAAAGTCAGGCTGATATTGTGGCTTTATCAGATGTTTCTGCGCTCATCTCGGTTGACGCAATGCTGATTGCCGCAAGTCATTTTAGCCAAGCTGAGGTAGGGGTGGTCTGTGGTTACTACCACCTACTTAGTCCCGGTTCAGTAGGAGAGCAAGCTTATTGGCGTTATCAGCGTGAAGTGAAACGTTGTGAAGCTGACATGGGGGCGCCATTGGGTGCTCATGGTGCGTTTTATTTGATTCGTAAATCGTTATTTCGAGCTATGCCAGAAGACACCATCAATGATGATTTTGTTATTCCAATGGATATTGTGGCTCAGGGGTATCGAGCGGTGTATGAGCCAAATATTCGCGCGTTAGAGCTTGAACACGCTTCAGATAATCAAGACCGCAGTCGCAGGAAGCGTATTGGCGCCGGTAACTTACAACAGCTTATCCGGTTGCGCCACATGTTATTACCCCGTTTTAGAGGTGTTGCATTTACTTTTTTCTCAGGCAAAGCCCTTCGTGTGACCATTCCGGTATTTTTGTTAACCAGCTTATTTGGCTCCATGCTGCTAGGCGTGCAGGCTCCATTGTTTGCGGTACTATTTCTATTACAGTTAGTGGCTTACGTATTAGCTATGCTACCGAGAGTTTTACCTCGTCTGGTTTGGCCTAGGGCAATTGCTAGCCTTAATTATTTGGTGGAGGGGCATTTTTCTAGCATGCTTGGCTGCCTTGAGTACCTAGCTAAGAAGGTGAGGCGCCAATACTTGCTTCGATTTGTTAGCCCCACTGTGATGGTGGGTAAACGAGCATTTGATATTATTGGCTCGAGCATATTGCTGGTTGTTTTTAGCCCTTTGTTTCCGTTGGTGGCCTTAGCGATTAAATTAGACAGCAAAGGCCCTATCTTTTACCAGCAAACACGGGTCGGACTGATTTCTGACAAAGTAGTGCAATTATTTGAAATTTATAAGTTTAGAAGTATGCGAGCCGATGCGGAAAAAAACAGTGGTGCGGTATGGGCGAGCAAGCGAGATGATCGAACAACTCGAGTAGGGCGGTTTTTGCGTAAAACCCGTATTGATGAGCTACCGCAACTCATCAATGTACTTAAAGGCGAGATGTCTTTAGTGGGGCCTCGTCCCGAGCGGCCGGTATTTTACCACTCTTTAGAGCAAGCTATCCCTTACTACAGCGAGCGTACCGTAGGCTTAAAGCCTGGCATTACCGGCTTGGCTCAAGTCAACTTGGCCTATGACTCCAGCATTGAAGATGTGAAGCAAAAGTTGGCTTACGATCACTGCTATGCATTAAGTCTGAGCCAATGTGGCACGTGGCTATATCAAGACCTTAGCGTTTTACTTAAAACCGTATGGGTAGTGGTGGCAGGGAAGGGGCAATAG
- a CDS encoding glycosyltransferase: MSIWIQVVQHLQPGGIETMALDLQRMEETHEQGVIISLEGNKEQALAAWPRLRPYASRLMFLDKKPGFHFATLWKLINLFRQWAVPVVHTHHIGPLIYGGIAARLAGVKVLIHTEHDAWHLRQQRRRLLQALVLKWVKPMLVADANLVAGELKAAIGVDDEKVQVIKNGVDTYNFTPGNKLAARRKMGLPEERRMIGCAGRLELEKGQAVLIESLTFLPPDVDLVLAGDGSQRPHLEQLVRSLNLQQRVHFLGAVEAMPTFYQSLDLFCLPSYFEGLSLVILEAQSCEIPAVVTDVGASTEALCPRTGTLVEPGSAFAMAQALEKKLEMPNSGNPRQFVKQCGDLRTTARNYAALRHRYS, translated from the coding sequence ATGAGCATTTGGATCCAAGTTGTTCAACATTTGCAACCCGGCGGTATTGAAACTATGGCGTTAGATTTACAACGCATGGAAGAGACACATGAGCAAGGGGTGATTATCTCTCTGGAAGGGAACAAAGAACAGGCGCTAGCAGCGTGGCCGCGCTTACGCCCTTATGCCTCCCGATTGATGTTCTTGGATAAAAAGCCCGGTTTTCATTTTGCGACCTTGTGGAAGTTGATAAATTTGTTTCGCCAATGGGCCGTGCCAGTGGTGCATACCCATCATATTGGGCCGCTAATTTATGGCGGCATTGCAGCCCGCTTGGCGGGCGTCAAAGTGCTTATTCATACTGAGCACGACGCATGGCACCTACGCCAGCAGCGTCGCCGTCTTTTACAGGCGCTGGTACTGAAATGGGTCAAACCAATGCTGGTTGCTGATGCCAACCTCGTCGCTGGAGAGTTAAAAGCTGCTATAGGGGTGGATGATGAAAAGGTGCAAGTGATTAAAAATGGCGTGGATACTTATAACTTTACACCCGGTAATAAACTAGCGGCACGTAGGAAAATGGGATTACCTGAAGAGCGTCGAATGATTGGTTGTGCTGGGCGCTTAGAGCTTGAAAAAGGCCAGGCGGTGTTGATAGAGTCTTTAACATTTTTGCCTCCTGACGTTGATCTTGTGTTGGCTGGTGATGGCAGTCAGCGACCACATTTAGAACAATTAGTTCGGTCGTTAAACTTACAGCAGCGGGTTCATTTTTTGGGCGCGGTAGAAGCGATGCCTACTTTTTATCAAAGCTTAGACCTATTCTGTTTGCCGTCTTACTTTGAGGGTTTGTCATTGGTTATCTTGGAGGCGCAATCTTGTGAAATTCCCGCGGTGGTGACAGATGTTGGTGCGTCTACCGAAGCTCTTTGCCCACGCACAGGGACCTTGGTTGAGCCCGGTAGTGCTTTTGCAATGGCCCAAGCTTTAGAAAAAAAACTAGAGATGCCTAATTCTGGTAATCCTCGCCAGTTTGTTAAGCAATGCGGTGATTTACGCACCACGGCGCGTAACTACGCGGCGCTTCGTCACCGTTACTCTTAA